The genome window GTTCGCGCGCTGCTCCCCCGCTGACGCCGGCCGGCCCGCCGGAGCGGGTCAGCGCACGAGCCGGACGGTGAGCGGGTACCGGAACTCCCGGCCGAGCAGCGCGGCGCACCCGCCGACCACGGGAAGCACGATCGCGAGGACCCACACGACCGGCAGGAGCAGGATCCCGACGATGGTGATCGGCAGCAGCAGGGTCGCGCCGAGGACGGTGAGGTGGAAGTTGAGCGCCTCGATCGCGTGCCCTCTGATGTAGGGCGCGTGGCGGCCGGCCGACATGAGCATGATCAGCGGGCCGATCATGAACAGCCCGCAGAGGGTGAGCAGGTGGGCCGCTGCCGCGCCGACCCGGTCCCCGCTGTCGACGGGCGCGTCCACCTTCCACGTCGGCGTCCACCGCGGCCGGGCCGGGCCGCGCAGATCGGCGACCGCGTGGTGGAGGTCGGCGGCGGTCCTGGCGCTCATCGCGAGCTGGAGCCGCTCGTCCATCTCTGCCTTGTCGAGCCTGCCGTCGGCGAAGGCCGTCTTGATCTCCTCGACCGCCCGCTCCCGGTCGCCGTCGGACACGCGGAGGCCGGGATGCGCCACGGGTGGGCGCGCCGGTCGTGTCGTCGTCACCGACATGCGAAGCCGTCCCTTCCGTCGCTGGACCTGGCACCTCGTGAACCATCCTCGGCACCGGGCGCGCGATCGGCATCAGGGACATCCCCGAGTTCGGCCCTGACGGGTCACTGAGATCGATCCGCGTGTCTTATGCGCACGCGACAAACGCGGCGTTATATACGATTCATGAAGTGGTTTGATCCTTATGGTCTCCGGCGGCTTCGAGGGAGACGGATGGCGAAGCTGGACCGGGAGGCGACCACGGCGGACATCGAGGCGCTCATCGAGTTCGCCAAGACCCGGCGGGGCGTGGAGTTCTACGTGGAGCCGGAGACCTTCGCCACCACGATGACGGCCGTCGCCGTGGCGCACGACGGCGAGTGGATGCGCCGGCGGGTCGGCTCCCCCGCCGTGATCCACCGGGTGGCGCGGAAGCTCGGCCTGCCCGTCTACGACGTTCAGCTCACCGGCTACCCCGCCCGGATGCGGGCGTACAACGAACGCCGCCGCAAGGAAGAGGACGGCGGCCCTTCCGAGGCACCTGACGCGGACGCGCCCGAGTTTTCCTGACGCAGTCACCGGGCCGCTCCGGGCTGCGCCCGGGCGAGCAACCGGTGCAGCGGCAGGAGCCAGCTCGCCCTCGGCGGCCCCATCTCCCGGTCGAGATCCCCGGGGGTGGGCATACGGCCGCGGAACACCGCGGGCGGGACGAGACCGGTGACCGCCTGGCGGAGCAGGATCGCCATCGAGTACCCCGGGTCCGCCGCGAGCGCCCGCTCCACGGCGACCCCGGCGAGCACACCGTCGCCCCGCCACCAGGAGGCGGCGGCGAGCAGCGAGGCGGCCGGCGCGGCGAAGCCCGGCTCCAGCCGCCTGGTGACGTCCCGCCAGAGCGTGACGTGGGCGTCGCTGTCGTCGATCAAGGCCCACGCCTCATCCCGGATCCGGATGACCGCGAGGTCGAGCCCGAGCCGGGCCACCTCGTGGTCGGTGAGGCGGCCGCCCGAGCCGTACCGGCGGACGGCGTCGCGCACCCGTGCCAGCCCGTCGGCCACGAACGCCGCGGCGAACCCGTCGTCGCGGAGCGCGGTCTCGGTCAGCCTCGCCCGGAGCTCCCGCACCACCCGCCCGGTGATCCGCCGCATGGCCGCGCCACCGCTGGGCTCGAGCGAGCGCAGCAGGCTCTGCCGGTCGGGCAGGGCGACCAGGCCGTGGAGGACGGCCTCGGCGGCGACCCGGCTGGAGAACGGGTCGTACGGGATGCCCTCGGCCGGATGGCAGCCGAGGCCGGGGCACGAGTAGGTCCAGTAGCGCCCGCCCTCGGCGCGCAGGGCCTCGGCCACGCGGATCCCCGCCCGGGCGAGCAGCCCGGTGACCGTGCCCACCGCCGGGGTGACGAGCCGCTCCGGGCCGTACCCGGCGAGGATCACGGCGGTCACCCCCTCGCGCCGGAGCACCGGGACGATCCGGCCGATCCGGTCCGGGGCGAGCGGCAGATCCCACCGGGCGCTGAGCCGTAACTCCTCCCCGGCGGAGCCGATGACCACCATGCTGTCGGCGGGGTGGAAGCCGATGAGGTACGGCACCGCGGCGAGGAGGTCGGCCGGGCCGGTGAGGAGCAGCGTCGGTTTCATGCCCTCAGAGGGTGCCCCGGCGCGCCGCCCCGGATGCCGCCCCGGGCCGATCCTGTGGATGACGCGGGCCGTACCGGGCGCACGGCCCCGGTACGGCGCCGGATGCGGTCGTCGCTGTGGAAGCCGCGCTCGCCTGGGGCGGTTCGGGTGCGTGTCACTCCATGACGTGGCCTCAAGTGGAGGCCGCGCTCACCCGGCGGCGGCCTGCGCCGTGCTCACCCGCTCAGGGCGCGCCCAGGGCGTCCGCCACTGCGGCCGCCACCCTCCGGCCCGGCCCGGGCAGCGGCCGAGCTGTTCTCACGCGGCGATCGCGCCGGCGGACCGGGGTTCCCGCGCCAGGTGGAGCCGGACGAGCATGGTGGCGCCGGCCACGATCGCCGGCATGAGGATGACGTTCACCAGCGGCAGCATGGAGGCGAGGAAGACCGGGACCCCGAACCCCAGCGCGGCCGGCATCCTGCCGCGGAGCAGGGCGAACCGCTCCTTGCGCAGGATCCCCCGGCGTTCCATGCTCACCGTGGTCAGCTCCGCGGTGAGGAAGAACCCCTCGACCAGCGCGGCGATCACCGGGATCACCGTCTGCCCGATCACCGGGACGAACCCGAGCAGGAAGAGCGGCACGGTGAACATCAGCATGTAGCCGAGGATCACCGCGCTGTCCCGGATCGAGCGGAAGAACGTCCGCCAGAAGGGCTGGTCGGCGGTCTCGGGCAGCCCGCCGAGGTCCTCCTCGACCTTCTCCGACAGCTTCTCGTAGAACGGCTCGCCGATGGCGAGCGTCACCGCCGTGTAGGTGAACACGGAGAGCCCGACGCCCCCGGCGACGAGCAGGAAGGCGAGGATGCGCCGGAACGCGTCCCGCCAGCCCCAGTCGTCGGCGAACGGCGTCAGCCAGGCGGCGACGTCGACCGCGTTGAACAGGAGCCATACGATCGCCGCGGCGTGGAGCAGGAGCGAGATCAGCGCGGGGAGCAGCCCGAACAGCCACCACCTGCGGTGGGCCATCACCCACGCCAGACCCCGGAACAGGCAGCCGCAGCCCGCGACGAGATCACGCAGTGCGCTCCTCACCCTGATCATCATGCCGGGCAGACTAGCGCCAAAGCCGCGTGACGGGCACCCCGATCTCGGCGAGCAGGCGGCGCAGCAGGGGCAGCGAGACGCCGATCACGTTGCCGTGGTCGCCGTCGATGCCGTCCACGAACCAGCCGCCGAGGCCGTCGAGGGTGAAGGCCCCGGCGACCCGCAGCGGCTCCCCGCTCGCCACGTAGGCGGCGATCTCCTCGTCGTCCGGGGTGCCGAACCGCACGAGGGTGGCGGCGACGTCGGAGGCGCGGCGGCCGGCCGCGACGTCGATGACGCAGTGCCCGGTGAGCAGCCGCCCGGTCCTCCCCCGCATCATCCGCCACCGGGCGATCGCCTCCTCCGGTGACGCGGGCTTGCCGTACGCGACGCCGTCGAGCTCGAGCACGGAGTCGCAGCCGAGGACGATGCCGTGGCTGAGCGTGGCGGCGACGGCGGCGGCCTTCGCCTCGGCGAGGGCGAGGCAGAGCCGTTCCGGGGTCTCGGCGGTGATCGCCGTCTCGTCGACGCCGCTGACGATGACCTTGGGGTCGAGCCCGGCCCCGCGCAACACGTTGAGGCGGGCGGGCGAGGCGGAGGCGAGCACGAATTCGGTCACGATCGGACAGCCTAGTTTGCTCCTAGTATGGGTCCCCGTTGATCAGGCGCCAGAACCGATATTCCTGGCTTAAGGGGCTTTCGTGGCGAAAACTACGTTACGCGCGCGCTTGCGATATTGGTTCGACAACACCATGGCCAAGGGCACGGTCGCCCTGATCGGCTGGCTCGGCCTGGTCTCGTTCGCGCTGATCCTGGTGATCAGCGCGCTCGCCATGTGGATCACCCCGGGTGAGGCGGGGACCGACGGATGGCCCGGCGCGCTCTGGCTGATCCTCATGCGCACGCTGAGCCCTGGCAAGATCGCCAGCGACACCGGAACCGCTCCCTATCTCGCGCTGATGCTCGCCGCCTCCCTCGGCG of Thermobispora bispora DSM 43833 contains these proteins:
- a CDS encoding DUF1707 and DUF4870 domain-containing protein, whose product is MSDGDRERAVEEIKTAFADGRLDKAEMDERLQLAMSARTAADLHHAVADLRGPARPRWTPTWKVDAPVDSGDRVGAAAAHLLTLCGLFMIGPLIMLMSAGRHAPYIRGHAIEALNFHLTVLGATLLLPITIVGILLLPVVWVLAIVLPVVGGCAALLGREFRYPLTVRLVR
- a CDS encoding DUF4192 domain-containing protein, whose amino-acid sequence is MKPTLLLTGPADLLAAVPYLIGFHPADSMVVIGSAGEELRLSARWDLPLAPDRIGRIVPVLRREGVTAVILAGYGPERLVTPAVGTVTGLLARAGIRVAEALRAEGGRYWTYSCPGLGCHPAEGIPYDPFSSRVAAEAVLHGLVALPDRQSLLRSLEPSGGAAMRRITGRVVRELRARLTETALRDDGFAAAFVADGLARVRDAVRRYGSGGRLTDHEVARLGLDLAVIRIRDEAWALIDDSDAHVTLWRDVTRRLEPGFAAPAASLLAAASWWRGDGVLAGVAVERALAADPGYSMAILLRQAVTGLVPPAVFRGRMPTPGDLDREMGPPRASWLLPLHRLLARAQPGAAR
- a CDS encoding EI24 domain-containing protein; this translates as MIRVRSALRDLVAGCGCLFRGLAWVMAHRRWWLFGLLPALISLLLHAAAIVWLLFNAVDVAAWLTPFADDWGWRDAFRRILAFLLVAGGVGLSVFTYTAVTLAIGEPFYEKLSEKVEEDLGGLPETADQPFWRTFFRSIRDSAVILGYMLMFTVPLFLLGFVPVIGQTVIPVIAALVEGFFLTAELTTVSMERRGILRKERFALLRGRMPAALGFGVPVFLASMLPLVNVILMPAIVAGATMLVRLHLAREPRSAGAIAA
- a CDS encoding Maf family protein translates to MTEFVLASASPARLNVLRGAGLDPKVIVSGVDETAITAETPERLCLALAEAKAAAVAATLSHGIVLGCDSVLELDGVAYGKPASPEEAIARWRMMRGRTGRLLTGHCVIDVAAGRRASDVAATLVRFGTPDDEEIAAYVASGEPLRVAGAFTLDGLGGWFVDGIDGDHGNVIGVSLPLLRRLLAEIGVPVTRLWR